In Ectothiorhodospira sp. BSL-9, a single window of DNA contains:
- a CDS encoding hydroxymethylglutaryl-CoA lyase: MPLPHAVNIVEVGPRDGLQNEPSNIDTNVKLELIHRLVDAGLRQVEATAFVSPRWVPQMADHTQVMAGLPSRPGVRFPVLTPNLKGLENAVAAGAREVAVFAAASESFSRKNINCSIAESLERFEPVLAQAREREIPVRGYLSCTLGCPYEGDIAPEAVARVARRLHDMGCYQISLGDTVGTGTPLKARRMVETVAAQVPLADLAAHFHDTYGQALANLFAVLELGITTVDSSVGGLGGCPYAWGASGNVATEEVVYMLQGMGIETGVDLRALVDTAHWIHQQLGRPVQSRVARAMGG; this comes from the coding sequence ATGCCCCTGCCCCATGCCGTCAACATCGTCGAGGTGGGCCCTCGGGACGGACTGCAGAACGAGCCCAGCAACATTGACACGAATGTGAAGCTGGAACTCATCCACCGCCTGGTAGATGCTGGCCTGCGTCAGGTGGAGGCGACCGCGTTCGTCTCGCCACGCTGGGTACCCCAGATGGCGGACCACACCCAGGTCATGGCCGGGCTACCCAGCCGGCCGGGCGTCCGCTTTCCCGTGCTCACCCCCAATCTCAAGGGCCTCGAGAATGCCGTGGCCGCCGGTGCCCGGGAGGTGGCGGTCTTCGCGGCGGCCTCGGAATCCTTCTCGCGAAAGAACATCAATTGCAGCATTGCCGAGAGCCTGGAGCGCTTCGAGCCGGTCCTGGCCCAGGCCCGGGAGCGGGAGATCCCGGTGAGAGGTTATCTGTCCTGTACCCTGGGCTGCCCCTACGAGGGGGACATCGCTCCCGAGGCGGTGGCCCGGGTGGCCAGGCGCCTGCATGACATGGGGTGCTACCAGATCTCGCTGGGCGACACCGTGGGCACCGGCACCCCCTTGAAGGCGCGGCGCATGGTGGAAACCGTGGCGGCACAGGTGCCGTTGGCGGATCTGGCGGCGCATTTTCACGACACTTATGGGCAGGCCCTGGCCAACCTGTTCGCCGTGCTGGAGCTGGGCATCACCACGGTGGACAGTTCCGTGGGCGGTCTGGGGGGCTGCCCGTACGCATGGGGGGCCTCCGGCAACGTGGCCACCGAAGAAGTGGTCTACATGCTCCAGGGCATGGGCATCGAGACCGGCGTGGATCTGCGTGCCCTGGTGGATACGGCCCACTGGATCCACCAGCAACTGGGCCGCCCGGTGCAGTCCCGGGTGGCGCGCGCCATGGGAGGCTGA
- a CDS encoding class I SAM-dependent methyltransferase has translation MSSHMHTLARRYAEPDLLDRLRRALITRGLDPDRLSCDEIAAIDQLHVGGRAASRALAARAGLEAGMRVLDLGCGTGGTSRLLAAEHDARVIGVDITAPYLEVAHWLSEATGLRDCTGFLRADAQHLPFAPLAFDGVWSQHTLMNVPDPARALSEVRRVLVPGGRLWLHEVVQGPCTATLIFPVPWADDPAHSHLLTLEALQGLLGAAGLRPLHVEDVSEAALHWRRKHTRREAGRGDSGAGEPTPLSPALIFGQRFMDMGRNVMRNLETQRIRVVMGTWVRTD, from the coding sequence ATGTCCTCTCACATGCACACCCTGGCACGCCGGTACGCCGAGCCGGATCTGCTCGACCGCCTTCGCCGGGCGCTGATCACGCGCGGACTCGATCCCGACCGTCTCTCCTGTGATGAGATCGCGGCGATCGACCAGTTGCACGTGGGCGGGCGTGCCGCGAGTCGTGCCCTGGCCGCAAGGGCCGGGCTCGAAGCCGGGATGCGGGTGCTCGATCTGGGGTGTGGCACCGGCGGCACCAGTCGCCTGCTGGCGGCGGAGCATGATGCCCGGGTGATCGGTGTGGATATCACCGCTCCCTACCTGGAGGTGGCTCATTGGCTGAGCGAGGCCACCGGGCTTCGTGATTGCACCGGTTTCTTGCGCGCAGACGCCCAGCACCTGCCTTTTGCCCCGCTCGCCTTTGATGGGGTGTGGTCACAGCACACACTGATGAATGTACCGGATCCAGCCCGTGCCCTGAGCGAGGTGCGCCGGGTGCTGGTGCCGGGGGGGCGGCTGTGGCTCCATGAGGTGGTGCAGGGGCCGTGTACCGCCACCCTCATTTTCCCGGTGCCCTGGGCGGATGATCCGGCCCACAGTCATCTCTTGACGCTGGAAGCACTCCAGGGCCTGTTGGGTGCGGCGGGTCTGCGCCCCTTGCATGTGGAAGATGTCAGCGAGGCGGCGTTGCATTGGCGGCGCAAGCACACCCGGCGCGAGGCCGGGCGCGGTGACAGTGGGGCCGGGGAGCCGACGCCCCTGTCCCCCGCACTGATCTTTGGCCAGCGATTTATGGACATGGGACGCAACGTGATGCGCAATCTGGAGACGCAGCGGATTCGGGTGGTGATGGGAACCTGGGTGAGAACGGACTGA
- a CDS encoding MaoC family dehydratase — protein MSTYYLEDLQPGMRFSTGPQEMSEADIIRFGEEFDPQPHHVDPVAARNTFFRGLVASGWHTISVMTAMAIRSDLRMAEGQIGIAVEGIRFIKAVRPGDRIALDMEIREVKASESRPGWGVIKVLWTAINQAGEPVLELQPSILVKARERVAPSVASAAQ, from the coding sequence ATGAGCACCTACTACCTGGAAGACCTGCAACCAGGCATGCGCTTCAGTACCGGCCCACAGGAGATGAGCGAGGCGGACATCATCCGCTTTGGCGAGGAGTTCGACCCTCAGCCCCATCACGTGGATCCGGTGGCGGCCCGCAACACCTTTTTCCGCGGCCTGGTGGCCAGCGGCTGGCACACAATATCGGTGATGACAGCCATGGCCATCCGCTCGGACCTGCGCATGGCCGAAGGTCAGATCGGCATTGCGGTCGAAGGTATCCGCTTCATCAAGGCCGTGCGACCCGGCGACAGGATCGCGCTGGACATGGAGATCCGCGAGGTCAAGGCCTCCGAGTCGCGTCCAGGCTGGGGGGTGATCAAGGTCCTGTGGACCGCGATCAATCAGGCCGGCGAGCCCGTGCTCGAACTACAACCCAGCATCCTGGTGAAAGCGCGTGAACGCGTCGCCCCATCCGTAGCCAGTGCCGCTCAATGA